The Marivirga salinae DNA window AGATATATATGAGTTAATTTCGGTAGAAAAAGTCCCTCTATTGCATTTACCTACTATTGAATTTCCTTTTAAGTTGGGAAGTTTAAATTCAATAATGTCAGAATAGCCATTAGGTCGCTCAATAAAAAAATCCGGGATTATAGAATCTCTTTCTTCACTTTGCCACTCACACTTTATCTGACCAAAAACCTTTTTTCCTAGAAATCCCATGGTAAGAATGAATTTGTTTTCATCTATTTCCAAGAATCTGGTTATTTCAGGTTCTGATGTTTCAGAGTTCCCAGTAAGTTCAATGAAACGATTTAACTGTGGAAGTTTGGTGTATTTGTAATCTTCTTGGTCAGGCAGGGGATAAATATAATGTGCATCAAGTTCTATCAATTGCTCATTATAAAAACCAAAATTGATTGAGTAAGAATCATATCCTTCTTGAGAATCATCATAAGAAACTGGAATGAAATCTATCCATTTAATATGCCTAGTTTTTAAGCCATTTTCATCTGCGTCAAAAAAGAGTCCATTGACAATTCTTGAGAATTGTCTCTCTGGGATCATAAAACCA harbors:
- a CDS encoding Shedu anti-phage system protein SduA domain-containing protein, producing the protein MIPERQFSRIVNGLFFDADENGLKTRHIKWIDFIPVSYDDSQEGYDSYSINFGFYNEQLIELDAHYIYPLPDQEDYKYTKLPQLNRFIELTGNSETSEPEITRFLEIDENKFILTMGFLGKKVFGQIKCEWQSEERDSIIPDFFIERPNGYSDIIEFKLPNLKGNSIVGKCNRGTFSTEINSYISQTRNYRTYFEDPNNRRWVEEKYQIKVHNPKRILVVGRRWNFSIDEWKEIESDYRELEILTFDDLIGGVMAQFYM